CGAACAGGAGCTTAACCGGGGTCTCTGTATTAATGGCCAATCCGAAATTGCATCCCAAAACGCTCTTTGCCTTCCTTAATTCCGGGACGCTGTAGCGGTTCTCAACGTGGATGCAAAAAAAGTCCTCTCTGCGCATTGCCGCCTTAGAAATGTAGCCGTCCGGGTTCTTTACCGAGAGGTGCACATCAAAAGGCAGGTGCGTATGCTGCATAAGGCCTGGGAGATCGTCGAAAGAAAGCGTTCTTTCCATTTCAGAAACGTCATAGTGGATCATGTCAATTCCGATATTCGATACACTGGAAACTGCCTCGGTTAAGTTTTCGCCTCTATTAAATGAGGCCAGCAGAGAGTAAGAGATTTTGGGGATATGCTTAAACATCCTTCAAAACTCCCTATAGAGCTCAAGGATTTTCCTTACGCTCAGCCCCTGGCTGATCGCCTCAATAATCCTTTCCTCTTCAGCGATTTTGTTTTTAACACAGGCTTCCACCTCTGCGTGATAAATCGAGGGTATCACAACAAGACCGTCGCCGTCCCCGAAGAGGTAATCCCCCGGGTGAATTGGTATTCCTTTAATGGTGATTGCTGCATCGGTTTCTTTAACGCTGCCTCTCCCTTTGATATCCCGGGGAGAATAACCCTCTGCAAAGATGACCAGTTCCTCTAAATCCCGGGTGTAGGCGCTGTCGCGCGTCAGCCCTCCAATGACTACCCCGCCCAGCTTCTGCCGGACGGCAAGCCGCGACATTAACTCGCCGAAGTAAGCAAACTTTGAACTACCCTGTACACACAGGATTTCACCGGGCCGCAGTTTTTCAAAAAACCCCAACCCTTTTGCAATGTTTTCATCCCGGGTCTCTTTTGTTTCTATCAGGATGGTCCTGGCTTTACCATAAATTTTTCCGTTTCTGTTCATGACCAGCCCGGTAATTACTTGATTTCTCAAACCCATCTGATCCAACTCATCAGAGAACATACCCGAACAGGCTTTGCTCAAAATACGATCCCTGATCGCTTCTGGACAATTCAGATGTTTTTCGTTTGCTCCCAAACTGCCCATGGAGCATTCCCCCCGGCCCACAATTCGTTCAAGAGCTCTACCTCGCGCTGGGTATCCATGCACTGCCAGAATCCTTCATGGTAATACACCGCAAGCTTGCGCTCCCTCGCCAGCGCGGCAAGAGGCCCTTGCTCAAAAACAGTAGCAGCGTCTTTTATATACTCTGCTATTTTTTTATTCACAACGAAAAACCCGCCGTTGATCCACCCATCATCGAGGGGTGATTTCTCCCTGAATTCCGTTACCAGGTTACCCGCGAAAGACATTTTCCCAAATCTGCTTGGAGGCCTAACGGCAGTTAATGTCACAACGGCGTTGGTTTCGTTGTGAACATCGATTACCCTGGGAATATCTATGTTGCCGACCCCGTCACCGTAGGTGAGAAGGAAATTTTCGCTCGCGACATATTTCAGCGCCTCCTTAATCCTCCCGCCGGTCATCGTGCTGCGCCCTGTCTCGGCCAGGATCACTTTCCAGTCAACCCGATCATCGCCGTCATGGAGAGAAATCACCTCGCGCGTGCCCAAATCCACCATGGCATCTCCGGCGTGCAGGTTGTAGTGATGAAAATACTCCCGGATTACCTCCCCCTTGTATCCCAAGCAGATGATAAAGTTCTTGAATCCGAAGTAGGAATAAATCCGCATGATATGCCATAATATCGGCTGGTGCCCGATTTTCACCATTGGCTTCGGCTTAAACTCCGTTTCTTCCTTGAGCCGCGTACCCAGTCCACCCGCCAGGATGACGCAGGGCCAATCCATTTTAATCATGGGCAGAACCCCCTGCTTTAGCGTTTCTCAGGCTTCCAGCACCCTTCCCTGTCTGGCTGCTTCAAGAAATTCCCCAAGAATTTCGGCAATGTACTCTCTTTTTGCCCGGTCTATGCCAGGGTACACTCCTATCCAGAAGCCTCTCAGCATGACAGCATCTGTATTCGGCAGGCCTCCGATTTTCCGGTATTTGATCCCGGAAAATGCAGGCTGCCTCAGCAGGTTACCGCCAAATAGCAAACGCGTTTGGACTTTCCGGGATTCCAGGAAACTTGTAATCTGATTGCGGCTGAATGGCGCATTTTCTTTAACCAGCAACATAAACCCAAACCAGCTTGGATCGCTGTTGGGAGTAGGCTCCGGCAGGACAAAAAAATCTTCCTGCGTTTTGAAGAAATTCCTGAAAAAGGCCCAGTTGGTGCGTCTGGCTTCTGTAAAATGATCGAGCTTTTCCAGTTGGGAACAGCCTACCGCCGCCTGCATATCGGTTGCTTTCAGGTTGTAGCCCAAGTGGCTATAGATATATTTGTGGTCGTAGCCAAAGGGCAGTTCCCCCTGCTGCATTTCAAAGCGCCTGCCGCAGGAATTATCCCTGCCGGGGCGACACCAGCAATCGCGGCCCCAATCCCGCAAACTTCTCACTATCGATGCCAGCTTGGAGTCATCAGTGAGCAGCGCGCCCCCTTCCCCCATCGTGAGGTGATGAGAAGGATAAAAGCTAAAGGTGGCCGCATCACCAAAGGTCCCGGTCAACTTGCCCCTGTAAGTGGAGCCGCTGGCATCACAGTTGTCTTCGATGAGCCATAAATTATATTTTTTGACTATGTCAATAACTGCGTCCAGGTCAAAAGGATTGCCAAGGGTGTGTGCCAGCACAATCGCCTTGGTTTTCGGCGAAATCGCTCTCTCTATGTCATCAGGCGAGGGCGCGTAAGTTCCCAATTCAACATCAACGAAAACAGGAATCGCGCCGTACTGGATGATCGGCGTGACAGTAGTGGGAAACCCTGCCGCAGCAGTAACCACCTCGTCGCCCGGCAGAATCCTTCTCTCCCCCCACTTCGGGCTGGTCAGCGCCATAAAGGCGAGGAGATTGGCGCTCGACCCAGAATTCACCAGCAAACAATGCCTCATGCCAAATTTATTTGCTAATTCCCTCTCAAACTTTTCTGAAAAGCGCCCTGCCGTCAACCAGAAATCCAGGGCAGATTCAACCAGAGCCTGCATGTCCTTTTCATCATAGATGCGCCCGCCGTAAGCTACGGGGGTGACGCCGGGGATAAATTGTTCACGGGCCTTACGGCACCGATACAGTTCCGCAACCCTTTGCCTGATTTCGGCTCGAATCCTTTCCTCTTGATCTAAGAAAAATTCTTTGTTTAATGCCTGTTCCTTAGATTCGCAGCTGCCCATTAACAGTCTCCTTCTCAACTTTTTTGGAAAAAGATGGGATTATCTTGCTTTATTATATGGTGAGAGGAGACAATTGGTTACGTATGGAAGCTATGGGAATATTGTTGGCAGAGGGAGCAGAGTCGAGGGATCGCGAAAATACCCCGGCGGGGGTATTTTCAATTAAATTCCGGGGATTATTTAACAAGTATATTTTTTAAAGGTCGCCCAACCTGCGAAAGGTCACCCACGTAATCCAGAGTTCCGAGGGAAGCGTCTCCGGGGTATCGTGAACTCCGCAGGCCACTTTCAGCCGCCGCGCCCCGGGAGGAGCAACCACGAGGCCGCTATAGCGTTCTAATTTTGTTGTGGATGTGAATTTAAGATGCCTTTCGCCATGGTACTCCCCGTTCTCGTTCAAAAATACCGCGATTAACCTCAAGGGTATACCTGCCCTGGCTGTACGCATCCAGGCTGCCAGCTCCCAGACCACGCCGGGCCGTACTTCGATGCTATATTGCTGGTCCTGGACGATCCCCGTAAAGCTTTCTGTATATTTCCTGTTGGTAACCTTGACGGTGCGGCGGTTAATAATGTCAACAAAATCGCCAGTCCATGCCAGCGTGGTGCCATCATCCCCGTTTACCTTGACCCAACCCAGCGGGAATTCTGCATCGGGGGACTTAATATCAAAATAACCGTTGAAAATCAAATTTTTCTCGGGCCAAACCACATTACCTCACCCCGTTTTTTCTTCGGTTTTCCGAACGGATGAGCAGAAAACAGCCTGCCAGGTTTTTCAACAGAACTCCAGACAAGCAACATTAGAGTAATCCGTATTTTTTTGCAAACTTGCAGGCGTTTTCTGCCTCATATTTGCCATCGAAATGTTTTCTGGTGACCATTCCGTAGTGGTATAAAACCACTTTATGCAGGATCACCGGCTTGCAACCGTTCAGCAACAGGCGCAGCTCATAATCCCTGTCTTCCCAGCCGGCTTTCTCAAACTGCTCGTCAAAGTAGCCTACTTTATTAAAACACTCCCTGGTCATGACGAACATGCCCCCCATATACCCCGGCTGGGCTATTCCGTGAAGCTGTTTATAATGCTCGGCCCGTTCGGAAAAAGTGTCCAGATCTCCGCTCAACCAGGCAGGAGAAACCGAGCTTATGTCCGGATTCTCCTCCATGTATCCAATGATGTCCTCCAGCCAGTTTTCTACAAAGATCATGTCGTTGCTAATAATGGCAAGGTAATCACCGGCGGCCTCCCGCAGCAACTGGTTTCCCCCTTTAGTGGTCCCCAAGTTTTCGGGGTTTATGGTAACTTTGTATCTTCTAAGATAGGGTGTATCGGGCTCTAAATTCTTGAGATATTCTCCGGTCACATGATCTGTTGAACCGTTATCTACGATGATTAGCTCAAAAGGATAGCACGTGTACCGAAACAGGGATTCCACACACTCCTGCGTATAGGGCAGCATGTTCCAGGCCAGGCAAAGAATGCTGCAGAGTTTCACGCCAAGCTCCCTCCTATCAGTTATCAATCAACATTCAGGATCTTGTTTGCCATCAAATCGATGAAGTACTCGACACTAAAAGGATAACTTTTTTCGCTCTCCAGAAAACTTTTGATGGCTTCCAGGTAACCTATGTATTCCTGAGGAGGCATATCCCTGAGATATTTAGATAACTCCGGATAACTTTTAAAGTTCCTTTTATCAATAAATGTGGCGGCGGGAATATGCTCCGTTACATTCGGTGCACCCAAGTAAATGGGAACACAACCGTAGATGAAGCAATCAAAAATTTTTTCCGTGATATAACCGGGAATATCCCTCGCGTTCTCGTAGCAAATGCTAAACTTAGCTTTTTTCAGGACATCTTTTTTAAAAGCCACCTCTCCCCGGTACGAAGGGTATTCCTCGTAGGCCCAGCCCCGGCCGTATAACCGGAAGTCATCCGGGTGATTCTCTTCAAACCAGCGAATCGCCTTAAGTCTTTCACCGTACAATTCCAGGGGATGGGAATTATACCTGTTGGTGTTGATCATTACACAGAAAATCTCTTTAACGCCAAGATCAAAGTTGATTTCTTTTTGTATGCGGTGGGCAAAATTGACTTTAAAATATTTCAAGCCCTCTGCGGCGTCCTCAACATAAAGAAATTCTCTGGTGGGACTACCGTCCCCCCAGAGTACTACCTCCTCTTCTCCCTTCAACTTTGCGTCCAGAAATTTCCTGATCATTGCGGGTATGACATGTGAAGATTCGAGATCGAATTTATCGCCCGGGCCATAGAGATTGACAAGCAGCAAACAAATGCCCTTCAGGCCGTATTCTTGCCTGTAGGCCTGAAGTTGAACAAGTAACATTTTTTTTTGCCAGACCATACGGGGCGCTGGTTTCTTCCGGGTAGCCCTCCCACAAATCTTCCTCTTTAAACGGGACTGGTGTGTATTTTGGATAGGAACAAATCGTTCCAATCTGAACGAATTTTTCAATATTATGTAAACGGCCCTGCTCGATTAAATGAACCCCCATAATGGCATTATCATAGAAGAACTTGCCCGGGTATGCCCTGTTCGCGCCTATACCCCCGACACGGGCCGCATTATGGATAACAACATCTGGCATAAAATCGTTATACATTTTTGCCACCGCAGCTGCGTCGCGCAGATCATAATCTTTACTGCGGGGAACAAAGATCTTTTCGCAGCCCTTTTCCTTAAGCTTTGCCACAATAAATTTTCCAAGAAAGCCACTACCACCTGTTACGACAATACGCTTGCTTGTTAATTCCAGCTTACCTCCACCAGCCACATCCACCCACTCCCCTCCGCGCGGTTACTCCTCTTCATCAGGTTCTTCAGGAGGTTTCCGATAAAGCTTATTTCCCTGCGAGGCAAGAAGTGCAGCCTTTTCTTCAACATATTGCCGGATCGCCTCAGGGTGCTCTCTACGAAAAGGCCAGAGGGGGCGATCCTTGAGGAGATCATGCGGATTTAAACGATCGCAATGGTCAGCAGGTCTTCCGGCCAGCCTGTCATAATATTTCCACTTTGCCAAAATTTCTGCTGGGGGCCTGGTGTAGCCGTAGTGCACATAATGAAGGCCGGAATCGAGTATCCTGGATCCGACTCCCACCAGTTTTTCGTGAACCGCCCCCTCATAATGCAAACCCGGAACATTACGCACAATCCCAACCCGCCTGTAGATGGGATCGCGCTCGCAGCGATTTTGCATGTAATAATAACTCCTCATCAGGTGGTAAAACCATACAATATACCCATCCACAGTCTCGTCTTTGGTAAGTTCGGGCAGCCTGGTTTTAAGATCCTTGTAAAAAACCTCATCGGCATCCAAAATTAAGATCCAGTTGCCGGTTATTTTGGAAAGAGCTAGATTGCGCAGTTCGCTAAAACTTGTCGCATCAGAAAAGAACAAACGAACCTTGCTGAAACCCTTTAGAATTTCGACTGTTTTATCGGTTGAACCGTTGTCCACAACAACGATCTCCTGGACGGCATCGTAAATGGAACTGATGGAAAAAGGCAGGTACTCCTCCTCGTTTTTTACTACATACATGGCACTTACTTGCGGTAAGCTCTCCAATGGTCTCACCTCGCCGAGTATTTAGGTAGTTAGGGCTTCTTTCTTCTGCGTTAGCAACTCCTGGTAGAGAAGATAATGCTGTAAAGCACTTGCCTCCCAGGTGTTCTCGTGGGCGTAGCGGTCCAGCCGCTCTACCATCTCCTGCTGGACTGCCGGTTGATCCAGCAGCCATACCAGGGCGTCGAAAATTGCCTCCGGTGTCACTTCAGAAATCTTTACCACCTGATCGGTGAGATCGCCAAAAAACGGTATTTCCGACGTAATGACCGGCCTGCGCGCCGCGATCAAGAGCCGGACGGCAGCCGAGGTGCTGTTGAAACCGCAGTCAGTATAAGGCAAAACGTTGATATCCATGGCGCTGAGGTAGTGCACCAATTTCTCTTCAGGCAGAAAACCCAACTTGAGTTTTACAACATCTGCTAATCCAAGGACCCTGATCTGGTCTAAAAAATACTTGTAAAATTGCTCTGAAACCCCTGTGTTGTTTACACTCGAAAAGATATAGCACTGTGCGCCCGGGTAGAAGATGCTTAACTTCTTGACAGCCTGGACCAGGAAGATAATCCCCTTATGCCAGTGCATAAAACCGAAAAATCCTACCGCGGGCCCTACGCCAATACCCAATTCTTTTTTGATTTCCTTCTGTCCGTTCAGGGCGACCTCCGGCACTCCCATGGGGATCACCCGGATTTCCTGCCGCCAGCCTCTGCTTTTTAAGATGTCCCGGGTGTGCTCGGCATGAACGATAATTTTAGGAAAAAGCTGCTGCAGGAGCAGGTTATGTGCCTGCGCTTGATCGGTATAAGAATGGAGAGTAAGCAGCGGGTAAATTCCCCGGTCAACTACCTCTCGATAGAAAGATTTCATGTCATCATTGTTGTAAAGGCTGTATTCGTACTGAAAGTGAATGATGGACGCCCCGCCTAAATCCTCTAAATGAAGCCGAGACAGGTGGCTGCCCAGAATTTTCACATCACAACCTAATTTCTTTAAAGCCTGACAAAGAGATCTGGTATACGCGGCAATGCCGCAGGGAGCGTTCCAGCTCGGTATTACCATCCCAACCTGGAGAGACAGGTCTGTTTCAGGTTCTCCTCTCATGGCATGCATTTCTTTCAGATTTTTCCTTGCCTCCCCGATCTCCGCAGTCGGCGCAGAAATTTTGGGGCGGGAGAGGATTGTTAATTCCTGAAGCCGTTCAATCATTCTTTTCGCGCTGGCCTCCCAGCTTAAACTCAATTCAATAGCTTTTCTTGCTTTCAGGGCCTTGAGTCGAGCAGCCTCTCTATGCTCGTAAACCCAGCGCATCAGGTGGCGCAGGTGCACCAGGCTGGGGCGCGCCCAGCGGAAGCCTCCGTAAACAAAATCATTGGGTGTGCCAAAACAGGGAACTGGCTCTAAAGCTTCAACATCAATTAAAAAGGCATTATCCTCATTAAGCCAGTCTAAATGAGCGGACCAGTCGGTGGTGATCACCGGTAAACCAGAGACCAGGGCTTCCAGTGCCGGGATGTTCCACCCCTCGCCGCGGGTCGGCAGGACAAAACAATCGGCTGCCCGGTAGAGAGCAGGCATCTGGACATCCGGCAGCGTCCGGGAAAGCAAGATTATTGCCGGAGCCTTGCTAGCATCCCTCCAGTACTGGCTGGTAGCCTTTTGGATTGCCTCTTTGATTGCTTTTCCGTCAGGGTCGTAGTCGGTCCCATTAGAATGGCACTTTAAGATCAGGCATACATCATCCTGAGCACTGAACTCTTGCAAAAACGCTTTAAGGAGAATATCCGGGCCCTTGCGGGGGACCCACTCAAATACGGAAAGAAATTTAAAACTCAAAGGCCTTGCCTCCGGAAAAGGCAGTTTCGGTCCGGAAGGAGTAAAGCGGTTGATATCTACTCCCAAAGGCATCACCTTAATCTTCCGCTCATCAACACCACTCTTTGCAAAGGTCAGCTTGTTAAACTGGGAGGGTACCCAGACTTCATCCATCCTGTTACAGAAGCTGGCCCAGGATCGTGAGATTCCGTCAACCTCCAGCATCGTTAGTCCAATTGTTGGGCACCCATCTCTAATAAAAAAGGGTGGTATTCCGATATTTAACAGGCAGCAGCCGGTATTTTTACCGGCGGTAAAACTCTCAAGCAGTTTTTTCGTTTTCAACGGTAAGTCGGCTCTTGTTGCTCCCCAGGCTACCGGCTGCAAGCATACATCCACTCCGAGACGGTGTAAAGCCAGAGCTATTTCCCGCGTTACCTTTGCATAACCTGTTGCATCTTCTACAGGCCCCCTGAGCTTAATCTTCATGGCATCTCCTCCTCGAAATCTTTCAGTACGGCAGGTTTCTTAAAAAGTTTAGATCCTTTTTTGGCCATTGCCTCAGCCTTTGCCTCAACGTACTCCCTGATCACTTCCGGATGCTCTCGAGTAAAGGGGTAAAGAGGTCGATCATCCAGTAAGTGGTCTGGATCCAAATGATCGAAAATACCGGGTGTCCCTTCTAACTGGGCGTATAACTTCCACCTTTCAAGAATTAACCCTGGATCCTTTACATAACCGTAGTGTACATAGTGCAGGCCCGAATCCTTGACGTTGGGTCCGACGCCGGTCAAGTACTGGTGTACAGGCCGGACGTAGAAAGTGGCAGGGGTTTTTCGAAACAGAAAAATACGGCTGTAGAGAGGATCCCGGTCCGAGCTGTTCTGCATGTAATAGTAGCTGCGCATCAAGTGATAATACCAGCAGGTGTAAGCATCAACTGTGTAATCTTTCACCAGCTCGGGCAGGACCGCGTTAATATCGCTGTAGAAGACCTCGTCGGCGCACATGACTAAAATCCAATCACCTGTGGCATATTTAATCGTCAGATTGCGCAGGACCGAAAAGTCTTGCGCGCCCGAGTAGTAAATTCTGGCTTTAGGAAAGCTTTTTGCTATTTCCACTGTTCTGTCTGTGGATCCGTTGTCTACCACAACGATCTCATCTACCACGTCGCAGATGGATTTAATTGAAAAGGGCAGGTATTCCTCCTCATTTTTTACAATATAGCTTGCAGTAACCTTCACACGCATTTTTTATTCCCCCTAAGAGATTTTTCGCAGCGTGACCCAGGAAATCCATAGGTTCGAAGGCAGCGTCTCTGGATTGTCATGAACCCCGCAGGCAATTTTCAGCCACGCTGCTCCTTCAGGAGCATAGATTATGCCGCTGTACCGCCGCATCTCTGTTGTAGAAACAAATTTTAAATGACTCTCGCTGTGGTACTCCCAGTTGCTTTTCATAAAGACCGCGATCAACCTCAGGGGAACACCCGCCCTCTCCGTCCGCATCCAGGCTGCTAATTCCCATGCCGCACCGGGCTCCACCTCAATGCTGTAGCGGTGATCCTGAACTATCCCTGCTAAACCATCACAGTAATTTACATTCCTTACTTTTACGGTATGCTGCCCGACAACCGCGAGATCGGTGCTCCATTCCAGCGTTACTGCCGGGTGATCGAAAATTTTAACCCAACCCATCGGAAACTCCACATCCGCAGCCTCAATGCCGAAATAACCGTTAAAAACGAGATTTTTGCCCCTTACGGTCATTCCGCTAACCTCCTATCCGCCGCTGTAAAAGCAAACCAAGCAGATTGTTTCCAGTCGATCCATTTTATTCCATAATATTTCATAACACCGGCTCGTGTGACGGCACCTCGGTATCAGAAGCAACCTGAACAACAAAGCATCAGAACCTCCAGGAGAAAAAGACAGGAACAAAAAAGCGGAGGCTGCCTCCGCTTTTCGCGCTTGGTTATCCATGCTTATCTATCATCAGAACCGGTGCTTAACCCTGTCCCTCCAGTAATTCAGTAAATCCTCCAGTGTCGCCTGAAGAGAAATTTCCGGCTGCCAGCCGGTCTGCCGGTGGAACTTCTCGTAGTTGCCCCACAAAATAGGGACATCCGAGGGTCGGAACCGCCCGCTTTCAACTTGAACCTTAACCTCAACCTGCGCCAGCTCCACAAGAGCTTCCAGAACCTCTTTAACGGTCCAGGTCTTGCCCTGGCAGATATTATAAACCTCTCCCGGTTCCCCCTTCTCCAGCGCCAGCCAGTAACCCCGAACAATGTCCCGCACGTCTGTGAAATCGCGCTTCGCCATCAGGTTCCCCACGAAAACAACCGGATCCCGGAGTCCCGCCTCGATCTCCGCGATCTGCTTCGCGAAATTGGATGTTACAAAAACCTCTCCCCGGCGCGGCCCGGTGTGGTTGAAGGCACGGGTCCGCACGATAAACAATCCGTAGCTCTGGAAATACTGGTAGCCCAATAATCCTGGGCGACTTTACTCACTCCGTAGGGGCTCAAAGGTCGCAGGGGATTATCCTCTGTGATCGGCACTTCGTCAGGGTAAACCAGCCCGTACTCTTCGCTGGAGCAGGCAATCTGAATCCGCGGTCGAAGCCCTACCCGGCGGACGGCTTCGAAGATGTGCAGTTGACCGAGAATGTTGTTCATCAGGGTCTCAGACGGGGCATGCCAGGATGCAGGCACAAAACTCTGGGCTGCAAGGTGAAAAATGAGATCCGGCCGCACCTCGAAAATGACCCGATCAACAGAGCTGGCATCAGTTAAATCGCACTCCAGAAGGTGAATGCGGGTCCGGATTGCTTCGATATTCTCAGTTCGGCTCCGCCACCGGATGGTTCCGTAAACCTCAACATTGCCATGGTTTAAAAGATACTCGGCCAGGTGGCTTCCGGCGAATCCTGTAATTCCAGTAATTAACGCTCGCACTTTTTATTCCCCTCCTTGCTCCGGCTTTTAGATAAAAAAGAGTTAAAAAAACGGTCAACTTGCCCGATAAATCTTTTCGAAAAGTTCTTCATAAGCGGAAACAACCTGCTCCCAGGCGTAAATCCGGCAGCGCTTAAGGCCCAACCGGGCGAAAAATTGCCGGCGCCCCTGATCCCGTAAAAGAGCCGCCAGGGCGAGGCCGAGGCTTTCATCCGAAACCAGCAGGCCGTACCGTCCCTCTTCCAAAACTTCCAGTGCGCCTGGGTTTGGTGTCGCAACAACCGGAGTTCCTGAGGCCATCGCCTCAAGATACGAAGCGCCAAAACCTTCGTAAGTACTGGGGAGACAAAAAACCCAGGCCTGCCGGTACATTTCAGCCAGGCGCTGCTCAGTTACATACGAGAAAGCTTTGACTCCGGGCAAGGAAAACTCTGTCCCGCAGACCAGCCAGAGCTGCGCCCTGGGGAGCACAGGCCGCACCTCTTTTTCGAAAATTTCCTGCAGGAAGCGCCCGCGTTCCCGGCCTTCCAGCATCCCTACAAAGAGGATCGTCGGATCGGGGGTTTTTTCTTCCCCGGGGTAGAAAACGTCTAAATCGACACCGCACGGGATAACGAGATCGATAAAAGGAAAGCAGGACCTGACGTGCTCAGAAACTGCTACAGCACTGGAGGCCCTCAACCCTCCCAACCATTCCAACGGGTAAAGAGCCAGCTTTTGCATGCGGTCTACAGGATCGGAGGCGGCCAGGGACTCCCAAAGCGCGCTGCCGTAAAAAGTGCGAACCAAAGGAGCCGGCGGATCGACGAGAAAATGGTTGTCGTCGTGTGCGTGAATGACATCAAATGAGGAGTAATCCTGCTCCGCCACGTAAACAGGAAACAAAAAGGCTTCTGTGGAACCGGCATGGCGGATACGGGGGAGAGGAATGCTGACGTGTTCGTAAAAAGCACCCACTGGTTTCGCACCGCAGGAAAAAACAACAACCCGGTGTCCCCGCGCCACCAGTCGATTGGCCAGGTTATGCGCCTGAAAACCTGCTCCCCCCCTGCCCTGGCCTGGTAAGCAGCGCGCGATGACGGCGATTTTCATAAGCAACCACCTCCTAATCCCTGTAGGCTATGGTAAGGCCGCATGTCCGCCTGTCTCCCCCCACGCCTGCAGCCTCCCGCCGGCCAGCAAAAAAGCCGGGCAAAAAAAGCCACGCCAACGGTATTTGCGACTGGAGATGAAAATTTTCATAAGGGCCTCCTTCCCTGGAGAGATCCTGATCTATGTTACGTAGTCGGGGAACAGATTGTTACCATTTTATGGTAGATAAGAAAAAGACCTGATCATACAGG
The Bacillota bacterium DNA segment above includes these coding regions:
- a CDS encoding glycosyltransferase family 4 protein — its product is MKIAVIARCLPGQGRGGAGFQAHNLANRLVARGHRVVVFSCGAKPVGAFYEHVSIPLPRIRHAGSTEAFLFPVYVAEQDYSSFDVIHAHDDNHFLVDPPAPLVRTFYGSALWESLAASDPVDRMQKLALYPLEWLGGLRASSAVAVSEHVRSCFPFIDLVIPCGVDLDVFYPGEEKTPDPTILFVGMLEGRERGRFLQEIFEKEVRPVLPRAQLWLVCGTEFSLPGVKAFSYVTEQRLAEMYRQAWVFCLPSTYEGFGASYLEAMASGTPVVATPNPGALEVLEEGRYGLLVSDESLGLALAALLRDQGRRQFFARLGLKRCRIYAWEQVVSAYEELFEKIYRAS